The following is a genomic window from Maniola hyperantus chromosome 15, iAphHyp1.2, whole genome shotgun sequence.
caaaaattctcttagctatctgcatgccacagctCGATCTgcccagtagtttaagctgtgctttgatagaacagtcagtcagtcaaacagcttctccttttatatattctagtacctacttattattttgcaCCCGGATCCACTAAGTACGTATAGGTAAGAAGATATTCCATTTTGATCGCGTGCTTTCTAGGGGACGCCAGGGTATTGATTTCACCACACGACGaccctccctggcgcagtggtaagcgctgtggtcttattaatagtgggaggtaccgggttcgattcttggcaggGATTTAGAATTTCAtactttctaaatttctggtctggtctggtgggaggctgcgaccgtggctagttaccaccctaccggcaaatctgtgcctccaagcgatttagcgttccggtaggatgccgtgtagaaaccaaaaggggcatgggttttttaaaaatgccatacccctttcaggtcagcccgcttccatcttagactgcatcgtcaattcgtcacttgccaccaggtgagattgctgtcaagggctatcttgttaaatttaaaaaaacatggcCTAGAGCCGATCCTGCTTTcgagaaaaaatataaaataggttTTACCAGGGCGCAATTCACTCGGAGGTTTTTTATAGCAAGCTGTGTAAAGGTTCCATAAGAATACGCCAGGATCTTCAACAGAGTGTGCCATAGCCGTCATTAATATTTTCCTAGGGATTTTTAACGTAATTCCTAGATCAGATAGGGATTTGCGTATTCTGGCCGGCAAATCTTCGAGCAAGTCTTGGTGAATATTTGATTTTAAGCTGCTCAGAACTTCCCTCTGGCTGCTGGAAAGCTCGCAATACCAAGGTGGTCCAACTTCCCGGTGTAACCTTTTCACTTTTCGGTTTTCTTTTAATGGAGgaaattattagttattagtcgttcgtccacctagtggggggtctttcgGTGCGCGGTTGCCATTCTatcaccttgggactccaacgtctatcggttttccgaactaggtatatgccctgcccattgccacttcaggttcgcaacccgttgagccaacaaaccagaccagaaatttagaaattataaaattccaaacccctgccaggaatcgaacccgagacctcccactattaagactacagtgcttaccactgcgccagggaggtcgtcaaacgtcCACTAGATATGTAATCTTTCCCATAAGACCTAGTTAAGAGTCCTCATTAATTGAATAGGTATACGTTATATACGTCCAGTAAATTATTAATGAAGTCTACATAAAACTTACgttcacaataataataatattttaaatctttCAAAAACCGAAGCCATTTGCCCACTTTCTCGTTATACGGCTTCTTATCAATATTTTCTCTCATCTCTCTTTCAAGGTAAACCCATACTGGCTCATGGTGGTCGTAGATTTTCTGCCAACGTAAAAGAACTaaggtaaataggtaccttaggtaggtatagtccgcgacaggttcagGTGGcgatcgggatatgaggcggggggacgccccgcacgtcacccgctctcgcccgcaccgggttagcgcggaagcGTTCCCGCCCCgaatgccatttcaacctgtcgcgtactaaatagtccgtacaaaattactccacacgcgccattttaactcctaggggtaaactgtcatgtcaaaagtagggttcacctttgaaataaggactaaaatcgtacttttgacatgaaatttgatataaaaagttaaaataccgcgtgaaaagttaaattttacgcattaCACTTGTGTTTAAGACACTAGGTTCCTAAAAAAAGGTGGACTTGACACCTTGTGGGTGGATCTCAccgggtggtaagtgatgatgcagacgTCATCGCGGCATCTTGCATGcaggcgattgtctaaaacctgcatcaatcattattacaatctcaattgttctgattggctgaatttgtgcgattcttcttgcaacaatgaattgtggccaatagtgagcgagcattaaccaatcagagatgattgcgatcttgacattgtagctgtcaaacaaccgcggtagggccacgggaTTGAGAATGGGATGCTTTAATGAGCCACTCAGTTCGCAGTTGTGGATGCTGCTTAGGGATATCCTTTTTGAAAGTtaaatagataagtacctacttacttttttctcTAGGAATTGTTGCAAAGTGGGTAGTTTATAGTTTcccattttaaaaattatgcaATATTTATATGGACATGTagtaaacaataattttgaataagttatttattaaactcAAAATTTTGACATTTCGCAAGACGATTTCCCAGTAAAAATGAATGATGAGTAGAagacactaaaaatttaaaaatggaataTGTAAAATCATAAAAACCATAGAGACATCAGTGATGTGTAATGTGGTAATGTGTATTATAACTCTATGAAAGACATCATAAAAAGGAtaattaaaatcataataaattatcTTTGGCTAACCTTGTAAACCTGTGAAGTTCATAGaccaaaatataaaataggtgCTGAAGGTATTCAAGGAGGCTATGCCACCCATACATGGTCATGTACCACCATTACTGCTTGTTCatttatgtaaaactagcttatgcctgcaacttcgtccgtgtggactacacaaatattgaccccctattttacccccttaggggttgaatttcgaaAGATCCTTTCTAgaggatgtctacatcataacagctatctgcatgccaaatttcagcccaatccgtccaatagtttgagctgtgcattgatagatcagtcagtcaccttttcattttatatatttagataatttaatatgtagtatttatataggtttttattaataaataaaacactattacttactattacttttaatttgcatagatttagttttttgtaaaatttctcTGTAGGGAGGATCTATAGGGCCCTGTACTGGATCCTTATACTCGTATGAACTTTGACCTTCCAACAATAGTGGATATGATGTATCAGAATCATATGCACTTAAATCTCCACATGCATTAAATGGTACAATAAATCTATTTGGTCCAGTGAACTGGTTGAAATCACAATATTTGTGATCTAAGAGTGGATTTACCATAGTAGGTGTATATCCATCTGGTGGTTTATAATTCTGGCAAATCACAAAAGCCTCAATGCTTGAATTTCTTGAGCTTCTCGGTTTGGAAACTGTGACAAATtcaaaaaaaagttttagttGTGAGTATAACAGAGTAACATCTTTCCCTCTGAATATTTTAGCTACAAAGACTCCACTGTTCTTCAATACATGTGTTGTTATGTTCAAAGCAGCAAGAAGAAGTTGTGACTGTACGTATTCATCAATGTCATGAAGTCCTGTTACATCCGGTGCTCCATCACAAACAACTAGGTCAGCTTTCAAACCTTCAAATTCTTTTATAATTTCATTTGCTGTGGATACCTTAGTGATGTCACCTTGTATTTGTTTCACTCCTGGCAGCGATGCCATGGCCTGCAGATCTACTGCAACTATTTTGACTTCGTCAGCATTGTCTGTATTTTGTCTTAGCTTCTTTGTCAGAACCTGACTCCAGCTCCCTGGTGCAGCACATAGATCCACTGCACGTAGTACACCATTGAATATATCATACTCGTCGTTTATCTGCAGCAGTTTAAAAGCACTTCTCGCCCGCCAACCTTCTTCCTTTGCTAGTCTGTAGTATATATCTCTTTTGTCCTTTGAAGTTTTCCCCATATTAATTGTATGTAAAAAAATTGCTATATTACTAAAACTCTAGCTAGGTAATGCTAAAAGAAAGACTAAAAGTAGGCCAGCCTACAAGTAGTAgtatttcttatattttatttacaaagtacCACAAAGTACATTAAGTGTTAGGCAAAGAGCACCGACCAGAATGTGGCAAAGAGAATATAACACAGATTAATaggaatataatcactacgtttttgCTAAAACCACaggccgtagatagagtaataaagctagaaaAAACAActtttgctttctcattcacactaaaaagagagcacagataaagttaccaatgtgataaacagagacgtaGCTAACCTAtatttgtcccttatcgtgtaaccaaTTTTTACAAGacaggaatacaactttagctgcaaaacaaactttgagaatttgtggcgtcattgtatttctcattagttatcgttacgtcgtgctatcgctatctcatacgcggttacacagtactttaatctagcttttttactcaatctacgagtacttacctacatgcgCAGTACTGCCAACATAACCAAGCAACACCGCCAAACAAGCAGCTATGTGCTCTGATTAATTCACTTAATTATACTCTTTGGCTCTGGCTTTGCGACCTGCGtggggccgtaaaataaattaaaaaaaaaaaaaaaaaaaaaaaacctgcgcGGGCTCTGTGTGGGCTCTCAGTGTATTATCTTTGTAtttaccacagaccaataacatataggatacagaccaccaactccatagacgatgtttgtttcagtagtaaggggaagtgggaggcaaggaatttatataacaaattgtcattgttgtagtgatcgtctgtctcacattttattggtttttactatgagaatccacaggaccatctctttctaactttatataatatatagcaattatatgcccggattgtcgtaaattagggatggcgtgacagcaggaaaaccgtaactttttagtgatgtcctttttacagattttaacggttttgctattaattaccgattttcagtatttatcggtaatcctactaataatttattaagaaatttagtttttcaaaaaaaaatcaatcaaatttatcaaaatataaaaactttatttagaatagacaataaccatgttccagttgtagttgacgataagtgttcatctgtattcttaagctgtgggccacatctctgctgaagacttgcgcagcaagtttcacctgtaatgcatggttatttttttatagataattatgttaataaactaaatttgataatgcaatttagatttaaagtagacattgggtttaaaatataattaaagaatttaaatgagtagtttggaaattcattaggattcaaatttttattcaaaaaattatcttttatgctcataattatactatcctaaacctaattatcctaatcctaatgttaatattataaactagccgatgcccgcgacttcgtacgcgtggatttaggtgtttaagaatcctgtggaaactcttcaattttccgggataaaaagtagcctatgtccttccccgggatgcaagctatctctgtaccgaatttcgtcaaatcggttgaacggttgcgccgtgaaaagctagcagacagacagacagacacactttcacatttataatattagtatggatgtgaaagtgtggatgtttggatgtttgttactcaatcacacaaaaacagctgaacggatttggatgaaatttggaatggagatagattataccctgaattaacatataggctgctttttatcccggaaaatcaaagagttcccgcgggattttgaaaaatgaaaatccacgcagtcgctggcatcacctagtatgctcataattatcttCGTCACTATTGGGCGCCGACCCTGGTTATTGGTACTTCTTGTTTTTATGGTGTCTATGTGATCACGTGATGAGATTTTTGTACGCTGAAACTTAAAATTGACCAACAACAAGGTCTACAACCCATAGTTTCAGAGACAGTGCTTTCAAAAACGTGATAACATAGACACCACGAAAACAAGAAGTTTTAGTACCAATAACTAAGGTCTGCGCACCatagttttattggattttttccatggcaaggacattatcacaaagctattgttacaaaacaaatgttcagttacttgccttcaacttgtcatatcaatttggtttcacatgcttgtctgttaatttggtagaccatccaacacctgccacaccatcaacagcaaacagcttctcgatgtagtcccactgagcacgctgactcccgatgagcaagtccttcttctgaaaattattgtggaaacatttgagtaaatgtgggacatcatatatatgatatatttatGACTCAGTGGTTGAGAGTAATGAGTAATAGAAGTTGTTGGCTCTAAAATAGAGTGCTGAATTAAATCTGGTGACTTCTGTTTGTCAGGAATCGGGATATTTGGCAAGGGATTTACTAAATCTATAGGACTTGAAATAACAGAAGCTTGCTCATTCctactttgtttgtctgtttgtgaaGTCGATGGGATATCGACTATGTTAACATCGAGGGGTTTACCAGTCTGTAAAGGGGATATCTCTagaaatttgtcaattttaaaatgtactataCCAGGGTTTTTAGAAGACTGTGTAATATGCAAATTCAGCGTGGGAATTGAATCTTTTGTCAATCTATTATTTACGATATACCGAGGTAAGAAATGGGATTCGCAAATCCTGACATTTTTTAATTGCCTAAGGGAGTACTTACGCAAATATGTACAGTTAATCAACCATGCTTTCCATCTAGTTGTGTCGGTAAAAAGTACGGCGTGTAAATGTAGGGTGcttttacacttaggtacactacactgcctcatatcagataaaaaggatactaggtatttagaaacactaacaattattactaagcctaaattaggcaggcaagtttaaagagcacatccactatatctctcaattaaaacaaaaacataaaaaactgaaaatagaaatataaaacgaaTATCCTGTTATAACTGCAGCACACTTCAAGGTTTAAACTCTCGCAATGGATTAAGGAGAAAAATTGAGtgttttaggttaggttataaaatctctcaaaaccgacatgtttttatttcgaaattctatgtaatgaaagccgattggatttaatcaccgaccaataagatttgagcaaaaaatatcatagtgtgctgtatgtacatgtgcctttaatactgtgtgagtggagcgagatagtcctgtggatttcgaaagaggaatagaaagtgcgaaagaaatggactgatgcatcttttatggccctcagttgacagggcctggtatttacaaagtactctgtgggctGTGGTCTGTGTGGTCGTTCTAACAgtttttttcattaataataCAACTTAGTTAACTCATGcaagtaaatgtattctgtgaactaATGTCTCATAATCTTTTACAATCTTTTATAAACATGGATACCAATAATTACTATAGTGGATTAAACAAATTGCTGAGTTTTCTTTTAGAAGAATGGAAGCTGTTACTATTTTTCAGTTTGGTATTCTTCGTTTATTTTCATTATACAAATACGTTTgattattttgaaaaacgtaggataaaatatttgaagccaacaattttttttgggaATATTTTAGTGAGATTAATTGGTAAAAAGTCTTTTATCATGTTTCAATTAGATacttacaaatattttaaaggaCAACCATTTGGGGGTAAgtttaaataggtaaatattatttttactaattatttgttactagatgatgcccgcgacttcgtccgcgtggatttaggtttttgaaaatcccgtgggaactctttaatttgccgggataaaaagtaacctatgtccttccccgggatgcaaactatctctgtaccaaatttcgtcaaaatcggttgaacggttgagccgtgaaaagccagcagacagacagacagacacactttcgcatttataatattagtatggaagtatggattttagaAGTTAAGTATTTCTGGGTTTGAATCTCCAGAAGGTCTATGCGGCATCTACAACATCAACTTTAATTGCCGGAGATATGAAAAGTTTCAATAAGTATAAAGTTATACAATGAAGACTGAATGTGACTTTATGTGACCTAGAATGAAATCTCAGGGCTACCACAGTCTTGTCTGTCTTACctctagtatttttataaattgcaAAGCTAGAAACGTGTGAAGGAGATTCTGATTATAACAAACATACGGAGTAGAATGAAGCAAAACAGAGGTGGTAACGAAGATGGAGTAGGTAAGCTGTATGCTCCACTGCCGAAACAACCTGTGCCCAGTAACTTAAAAGCCAATAATCTGGGATTCAAATTGCATTGCAAGGGACGAAAAAGCAAGCCTTAGCCAAAACTTAACACCCTTGGCCCTTCTCCCCTTCATATAACAGGttttatgaataaatgaattattaatggtacttttaaaatctattttaccccattatcCCAAATTATGCACATTTTTAGTGATATAATGGATAAGAATTTATGACTACTACCCTGCAATAACAGTCTGTTTGATCTTGGTAAGTGCACAATGTGAGCAAGTAATTGAGGTGGAGTAacacttcaaaataaatgtgtgCCTAAAAATGGTAATTGTTGTAGGTATCTTCGAAGGGAGAAGGCCAGTTTTGTACATCCTTGACTCTGACCTAATCAAAGCAATAACAATTCGTGACTCTGACCATTTTATTGATAGGGCTATCCTTCCAACCAATGAACCTAAATACATCAATCGGTCTATTCTACACTTAAGGGTAAGAATTTatcttttctataaaaatactattttagaATATACATACTTCATCAATACACTTTTGAAGTACAAtaattgttaataattattattattaataaaaaaaatatttatttaagaaaaaatatttacaggttacacaaattcaggtataatcataaactcgaagctttagtttttccgtataccgaagccgttaacatttggtatctacacgtcacacatatcttattaaaagctaaataacaatacttataatctaacaacattgaaccaaatgtacaatattttaaaacttatatttagtaggtaaaaacgcaattattaaaataattataaataaatgtaggtaggcaaGTAAAAAGTTCGTTACCGCAAAGCGGAGTACCTAGTTagggtgtgttttttttttttttttttttttttttttttaatagatatagcgagcaagcgagcaggcgggtcacccgatgtcaagtgattaccgccgcccatgaacatttgcagcaccagaggagccgccgatgcgttgccggccctttaggaatttgttggtccgccccttgaataaccccatgttataatctagtgggaacaccgccgatgggagttggttccacagcttgcacgtgcgtggaaagaaggatctggcgcagcggacggtcgaagtgcaccagacacccagatggtgagggtgaaattccttacggtggcgcgcggtgcggttgtagaaaaaagagggtggaatgaggtcaaaaagctcttcagagcactccccattatacaggcgatagaacacgcatagagagctaacgtctctgcggtgctccaggctttccaacgaggcggttagtttgggatcgtccacaagtcgaacagcccgcctttggatccgatcaaatggaaggagttggtactggggtgctccagcccaaaggtgggagcagtactccatgtgagggcggacttgcgccttatagagtaggagcctatgctcgggcgcgaagtaccgctttgctctgttgagcaccccaagctttttggaggctaatttggccttgctttccaaatgatcgcggaattgaacctcgctcgaaatgtggactccaaggatcccaatgctgttggaaggtgtgaggggagtgctctgaaagagaagaggcagtgtaaaaggggacttcttggcggaaaacgcgcaaacctgtgttttagttgggttaaattgcactaggttttgtgcgccccattctgacactttacctaggcaggtttctatgtcagacacaagtttggctctacactcctccagcactgcgcgagaaagctgtgtatgtcctttgtacagggcatcacccgtactgtcatccgcatagcaatggatgttgtAAACTACTACAGTGTGTACTACTTCATGTatggtattttaaattctggtacagggtgattattttatttaagtttaatatttaactcTTATGATATACTTATCTCTTAATTATGTTGCTGATGTGTGATGGGTTTTAGTGGATGTTATTAGCAAGTTAGGTTATTAGTAAGTTTAGTTTCtggcattaataataataattcatcatcatcatcatcaaccaatgcCCAcctatgtccactgctggacataggtctcttgtagggacttccacacgccacggtcttgcgccgcctggatccagcggttcCCGGAGTCGAATTCGTCTAGGATTTCTGGGGTTCTTGCGTATTCGGACGATTCAACGCAGAGAAGTGTGCAAGGTTTCATGCGATTTTATATACAGAATTCTAAAATTCGTTTCGTTCGACGC
Proteins encoded in this region:
- the Trm7-32 gene encoding tRNA (cytidine(32)/guanosine(34)-2'-O)-methyltransferase encodes the protein MGKTSKDKRDIYYRLAKEEGWRARSAFKLLQINDEYDIFNGVLRAVDLCAAPGSWSQVLTKKLRQNTDNADEVKIVAVDLQAMASLPGVKQIQGDITKVSTANEIIKEFEGLKADLVVCDGAPDVTGLHDIDEYVQSQLLLAALNITTHVLKNSGVFVAKIFRGKDVTLLYSQLKLFFEFVTVSKPRSSRNSSIEAFVICQNYKPPDGYTPTMVNPLLDHKYCDFNQFTGPNRFIVPFNACGDLSAYDSDTSYPLLLEGQSSYEYKDPVQGPIDPPYREILQKTKSMQIKSNKNLRPP